From a region of the Candidatus Binatia bacterium genome:
- a CDS encoding glucan biosynthesis protein — translation SGEQSAELLDQHVVKNPVTSGWRLTFQVRPKVKTSVELRAFLDKGGEALTETWSYVILP, via the coding sequence TCCGGAGAGCAGTCGGCTGAATTGCTGGATCAGCACGTGGTCAAGAATCCGGTGACCAGCGGCTGGCGGCTCACGTTCCAAGTGCGGCCAAAGGTCAAGACTTCCGTGGAGCTGCGCGCGTTCTTGGACAAAGGGGGCGAGGCGCTGACAGAAACCTGGTCGTAC